The following nucleotide sequence is from Coffea eugenioides isolate CCC68of chromosome 10, Ceug_1.0, whole genome shotgun sequence.
CAATTAATAGGAGTAGAGTAGCAATTACCTGATGACTGAGGGGGTTGGGGGAGACCACGTGGGGCCCTCCCCGGACCTTGTGTGTGACTGTGTGTAGCGGTTATGCTGTCTGTATTCCCGCTGTCACACATGACCATGATCGTGACCCTCCCTCTTCCCTCCCCCTTCCGTCCTGCTCCTCTCACCCCATCTACCACAAccattccatttttttttaccgATTATGTTTGTTTTTCTCACCTCGCCCAATTTTAACACTATGATATTTTTATTCTACGTACTGGAGCGGTAGTAGTGTTTTATCACCATTAGCAACACACAATTATATTCACCATTGCTGATTCATTAACCCCTCCTCCCTCCCCCCCTTCTGTCGGTCTCTCTCCTCTTGGCTCCATCTCCCTCTTCCCCCATCCCAACATCATACTATTATATAAATTTCTATTCTACTACTGCTGCTGCTACAAATATCTTCCCCCCCTCGTCTTCATCCTCCTCGTCCCaggagaaaaagggaaaaaaagaaaaaacttctCCCTCCTCCTACTACATTTTCAATTTTCTCCCATccaaaattaaggaaaaaaaatgagggaAATCTTGCACATTCAAGGAGGTCAATGCGGGAATCAAATTGGTTCCAAATTCTGGGAAGTAATCTGCGACGAACACGGGGTTGATCCAACCGGCCGTTACAGGGGAGATGGCTCCAATGATCTTCAACTGGAACGCATCAATGTCTATTTCAATGAGGCTTCCGGTGGCCGTTATGTTCCTCGGGCTGTCCTCATGGATCTCGAGCCCGGCACCATGGACAGCATCAGATCCGGCCCTTACGGCCAGATCTTCAGGCCCGACAACTTCGTCTTTGGTCAGTCTGGTGCCGGTAATAACTGGGCTAAAGGACATTACACTGAGGGTGCTGAGTTGATCGATGCCGTTCTCGACGTCGTGCGTAAAGAAGCCGAAAATTGTGACTGCTTGCAAGGTTTCTTTCTCCCACCcttctttcattcatttttcttttttttgatttcttttcacCTCTTCTGCTCATTTTGTCAAATGGCAATCGAGGTGTTTGGTGTTCTCTACGTgattctctccctctctctctttctcaaaTATTTCTGGGTAGGCTTGATTGACAAGCTGTATCAACATTAACTTACGCGGTGTTCTTATTTTGCTGCTTTGAATCTACAGAAAATGATTGCGTGGTTGTGATGTTTTCTGATATGGTATTTGTTTGATGATAGAGCCGGTCATCGATAGGACGAATTGATGGTGTAGAGTATACGTTTTATGTCGTGTGCGCACCTCTGACTTTTGGATGTAAACAAATTTAGTTGCATCGTACACTTTAAATGTTCTAGGAAAAGGATCAGCCAACAGTCCTCGCGTTTTTGAATGGGCTGGTGGAATATCTGAGGTATTTCTGGATCTGTAGGATCGCCTTTTTCTGGGAGATAAAGTAGGTGCGAAAAGGCGCCAAAGTTGTTAGCTATCTTTGGAGATGAGATTTTGTAGTACTACGTTTTGTTGCTGTCCTATCTACCAGTGAAGAGAAGTGGGCTCAGTCCAGTTGTaaattaaagattttttttttgaatggtGCCCTTGGAGGTGGGGGAGATGCTCAAAAGTTTACTCATCCTTGTCATGATCTGGGGTTTAAAATTTCTTCTGCTAGCAATAATGCTAATTTAAAGTATACGTTTGATGGTGTAGAGTATACGTTTTATGTCGTGTGCGCACCTCTGACTTTTGGATGTAAACAAATTTAGTTGCATCGTACACTTTAAATGTTCTAGGAAAAGGATCAGCCAACAGTCCTCGCGTTTTTGAATGGGCTGGTGGAATATCTGAGGTATTTCTGGATCTGTAGGATCGCCTTTTTCTGGGAGATAAAGTAGGTGCGAAAAGGCGCCAAAGTTGTTAGCTATCTTTGGAGATGAGATTTTGTAGTACTACGTTTTGTTGCTGTCCTATCTACCAGTGAAGAGAAGTGGGCTCAGTCCAGTTGTaaattaaagattttttttttgaatggtGCCCTTGGAGGTGGGGGAGATGCTCAAAAGTTTACTCATCCTTGTCATGATCTGGGGTTTAAAATTTCTTCTGCTAGCAATAATGCTAATTTAAAGTATTTAACTTGTGTTCTTTTGTCTTGGATCGGGTTCTAAGGAGAGATTTTGCATAATTTCTTGCGGTTTGACCATTTTCCACGGTATTTTTATTTTGCCGCTTGCTATCGTACTCTATTGGAGGGGCCCACTTTTTGTCTTAACTGGGGCTGCTTACAAGTCATTAGGACAAATATCTCCATGCTACAATTAGTTATTCCATTGTTCAAACTTGACCTTCTGGTTTCATTTATAATTGCAATTCCTTCAGAAGTAATATGGATCGACCGACGCTTTCTGCCATAAATTCCCTAACCGTACAAAGCAGATGCCTTGACAAGAGATTTTACCAAGTTTGTATAGCAATGGTAGTCATCCTGGAGCCATTTCAATATTCTACCCTAGATCTACAGGATTTTTGCCTGAGGTCTGATAGTTTTTTGTCAACTTAACTCGAATGAAAGTTCAGTTCTAGGTTTAGCTGTCTTTACAGAAGCATGAACAAAAGGAAGGTGCTTCATGTGGGGGAAAAAAAGGTCTTACCAGCTAATCTTTTAAAAATATTGTTGCTGTCTGGCTGATATACTTGCTGGATACTGTAATTGAATGGCTGAGATTGAGGTAATATTCGATGCATTAGTGCCCTTTCGGCTCGAGGGATTACATTTTTGTGATCGACCAAGATGGGAGGGTGGGGGGACTATTTTGCCCTCACCAATTGTCATGGAACTTGTGATATGGATGGGCTTTGGTTAACAGTTTCCCTTGTTTTCTGTTGGGGGCCAGGATTTCAAGTGTGTCACTCACTTGGAGGAGGCACTGGCTCTGGAATGGGAACCCTATTGATTTCCAAGATAAGAGAAGAATATCCAGACAGAATGATGCTCACTTTCTCAGTTTTCCCCTCACCAAAGGTTTCTGACACTGTTGTAGAACCCTATAATGCCACCCTCTCAGTGCATCAGTTGGTGGAGAATGCAGATGAATGCATGGTCCTTGACAATGAAGCACTTTATGACATTTGTTTCAGGACCTTGAAGCTTAGCACTCCAAGCTGTAAGTGAATCGTTCATTGCTGGCATTAACAGTTTAATAATTAATTCCTTTCTCTGCTGCATAGGCCAAAGCTTTGCTACTAAGTGAATGATAAGGTCGTTTCTTGTTTGCTTGTAGTTGGTGATTTGAACCATTTGATTTCGGCAACTATGAGTGGGGTTACCTGCTGCTTGAGATTCCCAGGTCAGCTCAACTCAGACCTGCGGAAGCTGGCTGTGAACCTGATTCCTTTCCCTCGTCTTCACTTTTTCATGGTGGGATTTGCGCCACTTACTTCCCGTGGATCGCAGCAATACATATCTCTCACTGTGCCAGAGCTCACTCAGCAAATGTGGGATGCCAAGAACATGATGTGTGCAGCTGATCCGCGACATGGGCGCTACCTCACTGCATCCGCAATGTTCAGAGGGAAGATGAGCACCAAAGAGGTGGATGAACAGATGATCAATGTGCAGAACAAGAATTCATCGTACTTTGTAGAGTGGATCCCAAATAATGTCAAGTCAAGTGTTTGTGATATTCCTCCTACTGGGTTAAAGATGGCATCTACTTTTGTCGGAAATTCTACCTCAATCCAAGAGATGTTCAGGAGAGTGAGCGAGCAGTTCACTGCCATGTTCAGGCGCAAAGCCTTCTTGCACTGGTACACTGGAGAAGGAATggatgaaatggaattcacagaAGCTGAGAGCAACATGAATGATTTGGTGGCAGAATATCAGCAGTACCAGGATGCCACTGCAGAGGACGAGGAAGAGTATGACGATGGTGCCGACGAGGCGTATGAAAACTAAGAGCAGATGAGATCATATCACGAGAGAGTGTGAAAGGCCTTGTTTATCTGCTGCTGTTGAGTGGACGATGCTTGCTTCTGTCTGCATATGtgtttttttccattttcctgAATCTCTTCAGGATATGTATTTGtcgttatttttttttagtttccgTTGTTTTGATTGAAGAACCTTTTCGTCGCTTGTCATATTTGCATATAATTTGCGTCGTTCAGTATGCCCattaagggtccgtttgtttcgggtgaaaatgttttccaggaaaatattttcctaatttccagtgtttggttgcacaaaagttactgaaaacattttcctatataaaatattttcactcatcttatggaaaacaacttcccttccaaacttactgaagttgttttccgaaatgcatgcatcccgcctgtagtatgttccaaacttactgaaaacattttgtagtatggtttttttttttttttttttttagtgtaaacaggaggactcgaacccaagatctcttccttacactccctcccccgtacccacccaaccctcccctagtatattcaaaataaaaaaaaacctcatcctgctcatcctatgctagtaattaattatgtataatagggacattcttttctagagaaactttcagcagtgagagtgcaagatatatgtcacaataagcattgcatgtgattgatatttgacactaaatggccagcaatttgtttattgcttaaggagatattttttattcatatatacatttctccaagattttttaaagttaaacaatgagataaattttcttattttgcatgggaagaagtatgtagttataatgtgtagaaagtaaagatagagataaaagtgaaaatatttcaaaagttaaacaaacaccagaaaaatgaagtaagaaaatattttcaataaactaaccaaacacctgaaaatgatgaaagggaaatgattttcatgaaaaattacttccacggaaaatattttaccaaggaaaacattttacttccaaccaaacagaccctaagtTACAAATCCAGCCAGTGGAAATGAGGGAAATATTGCAGAGAGAGATGTTTGGTGTGAACAACTTTAAATGGTCCAGGAATCAGTACTACCACCATTTATTGTTTTCTGTGAAATTCGAGAATGTAGCTTGGCAGGCAATGAATGAAATCTCTGGCGTCATTGGGTTTGTTTCGATTGGGCtttatttccccaaatttatttgcttacatcatcattataattttcaatacatctttttaccttcccaattacctttttgtCTCACATACaccacatcacaaaaaatgctacagtaaaaatatctctaataatttacaattcaaacaGATCCATTATTGTTTTCACGGGGAAGACTTTTGAACCATTATATATATAGATTCATTAATCGGCAGATGCTGGGTGTCTGCTGCTAAAGGTAGCTCGACAGGCAATATGATTATATGAAAGACCATAATAATTATCTTCTGCAAAAATGAATGATTTAACCTGGCCGCTTAGCAGATTGTTTAACAACTACAACCACGCCCCACTTCACACCCTTGCACGACACAAGTCTCAATTTGTTTATTCTCTCAATTATAATACTGCAAAATTGTTTAAGGAAACCAACTGAAAAAAAAAGCTGtcaaattaatttaatttaatacgGCGTAAAAAAGGATATTGAGACGAAATTAGTCGCCGGAAATGTGGAACTATACTGAAAACAAACAGGAAGGGTGAAGGTGGTGGTGATGCATCAGAGTCATGGAAGTAGTAGGAGGAATAATCATTGCTTGGCTTCGGATATCCCCAGCAACAAGCTTCTCATTATCCCAGATAATTAATTATCGTCATGTGCATCACCCTCTTTCACTAGCTATTAAATAAAACAtagactgaaaaaaaaaaaaggaaacacaCTACAGTCTTCTGCAACCTGGCAATAAAATAAGTCAGGAATTAGCGGGGGTATTGGGGCAAGGaagagaaggaggaggaggcACAAGGAAGAGAATTGTGAGAGAGACGGATAGAGCTTCAACACTCCTCCCGAATGAAAGTAGTCGAAGATTCTTTCTTATATACACCTGCCGAGCGACTGCGAAACCCTAGGTGGAGTTGGTGGTTTTTCATTTTGAGCGAAAGATACCCACTTTGGGCTACATGTAAAATTTTTAGTTAATCCGCCAACTCCAGCCACTGGATAATGGACCAAAGATCTGTAGCCCAACACGGCCCATAGATGTTtgcataccaaaaaaaaaaaaaaacttattgcTGCAGCAAAGCCGGACAGCGAAACATATTTGCTTGAAGTCAAAAGCTATGTAaaccttttatttatttatttattcattttttaacaATCCACAACATCCCCCTGTACCGTCCTCCGCTACCTTAAGGGGAGCGGGAGGAGGACCGGAGGCGCGCATTAACACACCTCGTATATTTCTTCTTAAAATTCACTGGGTCTTGGTGCAATGACAAGCGAGAATCCCTTTAAATCTCTCTTGTCTTGTGTACGAGGTAGGTTGAAAGTTGAAATCTTGCTTAGTACATTATTGTACAAGAAGCATAATCTCCTTTAGGATTTATTTGTTTGGATGGTGAATTATttacaaaaattttatttacttgcatcatcaacagatttttgaatcacttttttatctcacacatatatatatatatatatatatatatcatcaaaaagtgttatagtacttgtttttctgaaaaaaaaaaaaattatttcaaacagTCCACCATCCAAACACTTACTTGGAGGACTTGGGCTTTGGATCGTGTGGTTGTTTACCAAAATAAGAGAGGCAAACTAACCAAATTGAAGTATTCAACAAACCAATCTCTAGCAAGTAGATTcacctttcttttgcattcctTATTACTGGCACCATCATCATGTGCTCCAATTTGGTTTAAATGTCTTTGCATAATTCGTCTACTTCTGTTTTGACCAATGCTTTACAAAATGGATAGGCATGTTCAAATCAGGCCATTGCTTCTAGCTTTTTACTCCAAACCCATATAGTAATAGCAAATACCAACAAAAGAAGTTGGTGAAGGAAACATACCGCATTAAACTTTTAAGGAAATCCAGTAAGGAGTTGAAAGAAAATTCGTAAGACCCGTCTGGCATTGccaaaaaacgaaaaaaaataaaatcaaatagaggCCTCAACAATGATTCTCTTATCTACACTTGTGGACAAACCGACTTAATTAACCATGCCAACACATTCAAGGCTCCTTGAACAAATCATCTCCTAGATCAGATAGTTATTGATTAATACTAAAAACCAGAGTGCAAAATTAGAAAAATGCCAAAATCATCTTCTGCTTAATGGTGGCTTCATCATCACCGTCGTAGAAATACCCTTCAATTTGAGTCTCAGCACGGTTTTCTGTTGGTTTATCATCTTTCTGTTCCTCCTAGCTTCTGCAGCTTTGGTCCTGTTATCATCAGCAAAAGCCCTGCAATAATTCAAAGGCTGAGATGAGGCCACGCCGTAAGTACCCTCAGGAGTAGCACTAGCAGCAGCTCTGAGATTAGAAATGTCTGGTGGGCCCACGGCATTGACCTCACCCAATCCGGTACTGGACGAGAACGAGCTTGGTCTAACTTGCACTTGGCCATTACCATATGGGTGGAACAGCGCTGGTCTTATTATTGACTCTGCAGCCATTTGTTCCCCATTGAATTGATTCTGATCGGGGTTCGCAAGAACATGGTAACTTCGGACGCAATTAAATCCAGGATTGAAGCTTTTGCCCAATTCCAAATTGGGCTCCTCTCTTGTACGATGAGTACTGGTAGACAGCACCTGTATAAAGCAAAGATGGATGATTACAATTATTAAGACGATGAATAGTAGTGCTACAGGGTGGAAACTGGAGAGAAAAGGTTATGGTACAGTAGAGAAAATCTAACGTCATCGTTATCAGAAAAGTGAAAGGGGGCTTTAAAAAAAGCCGTACGTACCTGTTGTTTCTTTGCTTTCAACTTCTTATTGTAAGCCAACAGCTCGTTATAGTAACTTTTCACGTTCTGTATCTCCTGTTAAATTAAATTCACCAAAGTAGAAAAACGGAGTCTGTCAATTCTCCGCTGGGAAGACCATTACCATCGAATCGAAATAGAACAAGAAACAGTAAGTATTTCATACTACATAGTGCGCTCTAATGTGTGAAACCTAAGGAATGAGGCAGAACAAAAACGAAGACAAATGAATTTAgtacaggaaaaaaaaaaaaggctaacCTTTATTAGCACTTCTCTGCTTTCAGCCAATCCCTCCATGCTCTTTCTCAACTGCTCCGTCAACAACGCCTGAAACGAAAGAATAGCAGTAGGTAAAATCACTGTTAATAAAACATAGTAGTGTTCGAACCAAagggagagagaaaaaaaaatagtagtaaAAAAGTAAAGCAATTAAACTAACTGGATAAGCAAAAACAGAGCCCTGTAACAGGGGTTTACGTCAAAGGTCAGAAACATAAGGAAGGGAGGAAACAAATTTGCAGAGACAATCCACGTCTTAAAACTCCGAGAAAACAAAAACCCATGAATCAAACGGCATATACGTACAACTAGTGGGATAAAAGAAGATTaacaagaaaaaaggaaagaaacttacCCTCTTCTTGGATTTTTTGCGGCGGGAAGACTTGTCATCGGATTCAGAACTAGCATTAGCCGGGAAAGAGAGCGGCGTATCTGGGCTTGTAGAGCCAACAACTTTGACTTCTGGTTGACTAATCGTGTTGTTTTGCAGGGACTGCAATGGGGAAGAAGACTTCGAAAGGGTGGTTGCGGGATTATCAGGAGGAGGAGAAAGGCTAGTGGTAGAAGATCCCCTCCTCGTACCACCGCGGCGGCAAATCAATCTTTTCTGAGTACCCCATCTCACCAGGAATGGCGGTTTCAGAGGAGGAGTAGTAGTTCGAAGCCTTAACTCGGACTCTACAACTAGATTTCCTAAATTCAACAGTATTTCACAAACTTCAATCTCGTCCTCGTTGAACAGAGACCGAATGCCCTCCGCCTCTGCAATACTCTCTTCCattcttcttctcctttttcCTAATTCTCACGCTTTATCAATAATGAGTATTAAAcaagataaatttttttttagaagaaaaaaCAGAAAGGGGCATAAAAAGGAAAGGATTAGACCTTGGTTTTCAGAGAGATTTTTATTTGCAGAGGGCAGGGGCGAATTGTTTCCTGGAGGGGAAGTGGGATCTTTTAAGCAGAGGTGAAAATCCACGGGAGTGTAGGACTAGCTGGCTGTCGCCACGTGTCGTTCGTCCAGGGATGATGGGTTTGCTCTAGGGTTTACACGTTTGCTACAAAAAGCGTGTTGGGACACAACGCTTCTTGTGAGTGAGTGAGTACtcacccttttttttcttttcttcttcttttttggtattttatagtttagCAAACATTTTAACAATTCGACATGGACCTGGATTGGAATCTGACTCCAGTTTCTATTGGATGAGAAACTGGAAACTTACTGCAAAATGCTTCTCTTCCGAGTGCTTGATGTGCAAGTAACTGAGGACTAATCAAACCACTTAGATATCTGCCGATTTTGTGTACTTGCATAATGTTTTGATGATTATCgaaataaataaattagttttttagtttGCCCCCCAACTATTTCCTATATTTTTGTGTGGTATTTCCACAGATGTTTTACTTTTAAAGACACTTGAATTGTTTTTGGATTTTGATTTTCCGATTATTACGTCAGTAGCTCAATACCGAACTTAAAAAATAATCGACTCGACTCGAGAGTTTATCAAATTCGAGTTCAAGATTGAGCACATCGAGCAGCAAATTGAGTTGACGTCAAGTTTTAAAATTCTATACTCACGAGCCTAATCaagtatttttttatttttaatttctactttcattttttatatttatgaatttttagttttgagtttttaattttttattgatGGAGTTACTACTTCCATTTAGACatggctaatttttttttaccattttaaTACTAGTTCAAGTGTGTTAACTTTGTAATTGCACATTGATTAGTGAAAACTTTtcaattagatttgttttaatttaatcAAGCATGCTTCATTCAGCTAGATTTCAAGTTCTAGCTTGAATTCAGTAAAAGGTACTCGATGAGTTCGAGTTCAATCTCGAATACCCCTATTTGTTAATTAAGTATTCAACTCAATTCGGTTAAAGTTTTACCTAAGTATTTCGAGATCAACCAATTGTCCAATTGTTTCATACAATATGTCACATCACAATTTACAAAACGCTAATTTTGTGATAGTTCCTGCACTTTTCCTGCAATGCGAGTCGAAAGCCTTAAAAACTTATCGCAGGCCGTTGCACGGTTTAAATGAAGCCTAGTGCTAATATCTATTGGCAGATCAAACATGCCTTTGCCTCTATTTGTTTTTCATCTTCACCTTGGGTACATATTGACCATTTTTCCCCCTCCTTTTCCTTCCCGACGAAAACTATCAACCAATTCAAACAAGTAATGTTAAATAATACATAGGAAAAAGGCATAATCAAAGATGTTGCGATTTTGGAGATTATGGTAATttttaaccacaaaatgtatTTGGGTTTGACTAGAATTAGGTATCTAGTATATTTTCTTATCCCTAGATTTTAGGCTATGCACCCTCTATTTTAGGTATGTCTCCTAGATTGTCTGTGACactaaaattaacaatttttttcttttttgaaacaATGAAACGACAGAAAACATATAGTAGTAAATAACTCTAAAGCACATATCTACTAGTTGTTCGTGATATGGTACCATGATCACTTGCAAAAACCACGCAATTACCCCATTTTAAGTAGTAAGGGTGCAAAAAATTGAATAAGAACCCACATCACATCCACCTGAACAAGAATCCTTCAATTAAATGGTGCAAAGTAATTAAACTCGAAATCCTCATATTCATTGGATTATTCTCCACAAGACTCGGATCCATCAAAGGTTGAAGGGAATGAAACTTATCTATCACAACATCGCAAGTAAATTGAAACCAACCACAAAATGAGGGAAGTCTTGATGTTGATATTGATCAGGCTTTGCCCTGTTGTGTTATGACGGACGTCGTTCAGTTTGATCAGCTTCCAATTTGGCTGATGATGACGGTTCATCGCCATAAGGCAGCCCTTCATCTTGATCAATTTCCAGACTTTCCAATACTTCATCTGTACATAACAACTCTTGATTTAGATGATCTTGTCGATGATGGTACAATCCCACCACATTGCAACTCTTGACTTTGATCATGAGTTTCTAGTCCACCGGTTGATGATGGTTCAAAGCCAAATTGCAGCACTGGACAATTCTGTTCAAGTTTTACGTTTGCTGATGCTTCTTCACCGGCAACTTTCAGCTCTTGATTTTTTTGACCATGAGCTTCTATTTTGGCTGATGGTGCTTTATCACCCAATTCAAACATTGGACTAAACTCAATTTCCGCTTTAATTGGAACTTGCTTTTGGGTTCTTACCCAGTTACAAAAGATTTCCATTTGTGAATGATTGAAAATTTAACTTTTCTGATTAGGGAGAATGAATCAACAAAAAGGGACTTACCTGCTGCAAATTCGGTTCCTTGGTCTCTTTCAACAGCAAATTGAAAGTCCTTTGATGAGTTAGAATCTTCTCTCACTCCTAATTTTAGAAGAAAGCAGGTCAATTTATTAGTTTAGTTCAAAGAAACTCTAAACTAACTCTAGGCAGCAATAAAGAATGTATCATCACAAAAACATTCTTCCTTTATATCGAGTCGTTTAAATCCTGCTTCAACCCTTCCGAAGCAGGCAAAATATTAATGCAAGATTAAGCAAACCGATAAAAAGATGTATGTTATATTTGGACCGCatgcaagaaaacaagaaaatcaagaaagcCCCACATAATAAAATAAGCAAAACTAAAAACGAGAAACACAAGCAAAGCTGCAAGAGCGAAGAAGGGGTATGCAAATTAAGGGCACACAGAATTAAACTAACCTCATTGGTCGTGTTGActaggtggtggtggtggtgcagATAAAATATTAATTCCTCACCTATTCTTTTTGGGCAAACACTTTCTTTtcatgtttatttatttatttatttttgggtgAGGCTAGCTTTTGTAAGGGGTGTAATCACAATATAGAAACTAATTCCCAACAAGTCTTAGTCCACGCCCCGGGGCAAGACCATCTGGTCTTGGGCTGAACTTCAAGGTCAAGTGGTCGAATCCCACTTAACTCCCGGTGCTCTTGGGGTGGCGGTGTACTTGggcgcaggggattagtcggacCGCCTTCGAGTCTTGACCAGACACCTCtgtgatgacaaaaaaaaaaaaaaaagtcttagTCCACCGTAACTTCTTCCTTTAAATGGACAAGTAATATTCGGAACAACAAATTTGCACTTCTTAATTCTATAGCCCATTTATGGATGAAACTCTAAAAAGTGGTGCATGTGCTGCCTAGATTTTAAGGGCAAAAAACTCCGACGACTACTAATCTATTTTCTTGATAAACTCATATCCACTCAattattttttgatttaaaataGCCACTCAACTTGTAAATGTATATGTTAGTGGTCATTCCGTCCAAATTCAATGTTAATTCTAACGGATTGAGTTGCATGTGCATCATacatgcaaaaatcctaagtaAATTCGTCCAACTAcagaagataaaaaaaaattaaaatatcaCTGAACTatacaaataatatatttttagccactcaattattttttatttgaagtTGGTCACTCAAGCTCAGCAAAAGTAGTTTATTAGCAGTCTTCATTCAAATTTTGTCATTGAATCTACTATTTCTATTTAGTTTCAGGGCTTCTATAAGTAATTCAAAGAACTTCATTATATGATTTAAATACTTTGTCAAAACTTATAAATCAGAATCTACTAAGACAACTCTTATGGattctaaattttattttttgtactaTTGAAAAATCTAAAACtctaaataaaaaaagaaaaaacttaaaGAGATCAAAGTTTTGAATCAAGTGAAAAACAAAGATCTTAAGAGAAAAAACCGATACCATTGCAACTATTATACCAATTCCCTAAATTGAATGGGTAATGTCAAACAAAAAATCTTTTAGTGGCAAAAAATGTACAACTTGAATAGATTAGCAGTTAATAAAATTTGTTGCCCTTGTTTTTTGGTTGGGTGAAATTACCCTTGTTTTTTTGGCATGTGAATTACACATGGAACTCGTTTTATTAGCATTAACAGCAACATTTGAAGGAATGGCCATAAATAAATAGACTAATTTAAGAGTTCAGTGACCCTAttcaaatactaaaaaaataCTGGAGTGACTAAAAACGTATCAGCAAAATAGTTTAGCGTCCGCTAAAGGTTTTTGCCCAAGATTTGACCAACATCTAAAGACTCAGCAATTTGAATTAAACGACACTCCAGAAGCAATCCTGGAAGAAAATTGAGACGCGATAATCCCTAATGATATAACCAACCACTAATGTACTTAACCAGCTTTCTGTTTTTTCGAATTTTTAGCTTTCAGAATAAAATCGTCATCGTCTGATCCACTTTCTGAGGACGAATCAGCAATCTTGCATTT
It contains:
- the LOC113749763 gene encoding tubulin beta-1 chain, coding for MREILHIQGGQCGNQIGSKFWEVICDEHGVDPTGRYRGDGSNDLQLERINVYFNEASGGRYVPRAVLMDLEPGTMDSIRSGPYGQIFRPDNFVFGQSGAGNNWAKGHYTEGAELIDAVLDVVRKEAENCDCLQGFQVCHSLGGGTGSGMGTLLISKIREEYPDRMMLTFSVFPSPKVSDTVVEPYNATLSVHQLVENADECMVLDNEALYDICFRTLKLSTPSFGDLNHLISATMSGVTCCLRFPGQLNSDLRKLAVNLIPFPRLHFFMVGFAPLTSRGSQQYISLTVPELTQQMWDAKNMMCAADPRHGRYLTASAMFRGKMSTKEVDEQMINVQNKNSSYFVEWIPNNVKSSVCDIPPTGLKMASTFVGNSTSIQEMFRRVSEQFTAMFRRKAFLHWYTGEGMDEMEFTEAESNMNDLVAEYQQYQDATAEDEEEYDDGADEAYEN
- the LOC113749764 gene encoding uncharacterized protein LOC113749764, which gives rise to MEESIAEAEGIRSLFNEDEIEVCEILLNLGNLVVESELRLRTTTPPLKPPFLVRWGTQKRLICRRGGTRRGSSTTSLSPPPDNPATTLSKSSSPLQSLQNNTISQPEVKVVGSTSPDTPLSFPANASSESDDKSSRRKKSKKRALLTEQLRKSMEGLAESREVLIKEIQNVKSYYNELLAYNKKLKAKKQQVLSTSTHRTREEPNLELGKSFNPGFNCVRSYHVLANPDQNQFNGEQMAAESIIRPALFHPYGNGQVQVRPSSFSSSTGLGEVNAVGPPDISNLRAAASATPEGTYGVASSQPLNYCRAFADDNRTKAAEARRNRKMINQQKTVLRLKLKGISTTVMMKPPLSRR